From the genome of Anoplopoma fimbria isolate UVic2021 breed Golden Eagle Sablefish chromosome 1, Afim_UVic_2022, whole genome shotgun sequence, one region includes:
- the synrg gene encoding synergin gamma isoform X6 encodes MALRPGSGGGGSFMYPVGGGLGPPQGMVPMQQQQQQQQQQQGFPMVPVMQPNMQGMMGMNFGGQMPAGAMPMQGGMAIGMQTPGMQFMGQPQYMGMRPAGPQYTADMQKQMAEEHQKRLEQQQKMLEEDRKRRQFEEQKQKLRLLSSVKPKTGEKSRDDALEAIKGNLDGFSRDAKMYPTSSSQTKKPAGVGVYPQQEHIQPMLPAWLYNDSLIPEMFKKVFEFTMTPAGIDTANLYPILMSSGLPREALGQIWATANRTTPGMLTKEELYTVLALIGVAQSGLPAMNVEILSQFPSPPVPNLPALAMAMAPVMPQHQQAMMTKPPVSMSMAMPTSAPPVMGMTSATQSQAPTNTNFIASFPPAQGPKADDDDFQDFQEAPKAGAGDLSFTEFQGESGASFPTTIASQHQNSAPAMLTPVSGSSSASVTSSDKYAVFKQLSVDPPAEPTPPVSDIGDKYSVFRQLEQPADKKTVGEGFADFKSVSADDGFTDFKTADSVSPLDPSDQAKIFQPSFPSAFPTSQSLQHIPQQQQQPAVSLSQPKNPLNMADLDLFSSIAPSVPAPTETKPSTFPSVSVPPSLVLLPGGSKPQGGGADDFGDFALFGSSSDAAQASAAGGAVAAPQDDFADFMAFGSSGGEPKGESSSVGVQGETSTQERPQQSSDKYDVFKQLSLEGGLAYDDTKSGGGSFSSLKSDTDDFADFQSSKFCTALGASEKTLVDKVAAFKQAKEDSASVKSLDLPSIGGSSVGKDDSEDALSVQLDMKLSDMGGDLKHVMSDSSLDLPGLSAHQPPATEGDDLKFDPFGTSGLSTLSSYDWSDREECLPGEVRKPQGFEGASLPSLVPAQRKELTFGSTENITSSSVAKITTSFPTQDGSSTDDKFEAFADFGPSNQGGGDDEDDFGDFASTVSEKSDSPAATAEGGSEGNQSEASDEFGAFHGDKPKFGKSDFLKASAQTNVKSSEEMIKNELATFDLSVQGSHKRSHSLGDKEIGRSPPSPAPEQPFRDRSNTLSEKPALPVIRDKYKDLTGEVEESERYAYEWQRCLENALEVITKANNILNSISSSSVCTEVIQSAQGMEYLLGVVEVYRVTRRVELGIKATAVCSEKLQQLLKDISRVWNNLMGFMSLAKLAPDESSLDFSSCILRHGIKNAKELACGVCLLNVDARSKSKEESTIGRLFKRAFNSETDNFKLLYGGHQYHASCANFWINCVEPKPPGLILPDLL; translated from the exons TTTTATGTATCCTGTTGGAGGGGGCCTGGGACCGCCACAAG GCATGGTCCCcatgcagcaacaacaacaacagcagcagcaacagcagggCTTCCCTATGGTTCCGGTCATGCAACCGAACATGCAGGGCATGATGGGAATGAACTTCGGGGGACAGATGCCCGCAGGAGCTATGCCTATGCAG GGAGGGATGGCTATTGGCATGCAGACCCCTGGGATGCAGTTCATGGGTCAGCCGCAGTATATGGGGATGAGACCTGCTGGACCCCAATACACTGCCgacatgcaaaaacaaatggCTGAGGAGCACCA AAAACgcctggagcagcagcagaagatgctggaggaggacaggaaaagaagacaatttgaggagcagaaacagaagctgAGGCTGCTCAGCAGTGTCAAACCCAAG ACAGGTGAGAAGAGCCGCGATGATGCCTTGGAGGCAATCAAAGGCAACCTGGATGGCTTCAGCAGAGACGCGAAGATGTACCCTACTTCATCATCACAGACCAAGAAGCCAG CAGGTGTTGGAGTGTACCCACAACAAGAGCACATTCAGCCCATGCTGCCAGCCTGGCTTTACAATGACAGCCTCATCCCAG AAATGTTCAAGAAGGTTTTTGAATTCACCATGACTCCGGCAGGGATAGACACAGCCAACCTCTACCCTATACTAATGTCATCAGGACTTCCCAGGGAAGCACTGGGGCAAATCTGGGCGACAGCTAACCGCACGACACCTGGCATGCTGACCAAGGAGGAGCTCTACACCGTACTTGCACTAATTGGTGTGGCGCAG AGTGGCCTCCCAGCAATGAATGTGGAAATTCTCAGTCAGTTTCCTTCTCCGCCAGTGCCCAACCTGCCGGCCCTGGCTATGGCCATGGCCCCCGTGATGCCCCAGCACCAGCAGGCCATGATGACCAAGCCCCCGGTTTCTATGTCCATGGCCATGCCCACATCAGCACCACCAGTTATGGGCATGACATCCGCAACGCAGTCTCAAGCACCCACAAACACTAACTTCATAGCCAGTTTCCCTCCAGCACAG GGGCCCAAAGCAGATGACGACGACTTCCAGGATTTCCAGGAGGCTCCAAAGGCAGGAGCAGGAGACCTGTCCTTCACTGAGTTCCAGGGGGAGTCGGGTGCAAGTTTCCCCACCACCATTGCATCGCAGCACCAAAACAG TGCGCCTGCTATGCTGACTCCAGTGTCTGGTTCCTCGTCCGCCTCCGTCACATCCTCTGATAAGTACGCTGTTTTCAAGCAGCTGTCTGTGGATCCGCCTGCAGAGCCTACACCCCCCGTCTCAG ATATTGGGGACAAATACAGTGTATTCAGACAGCTAGAGCAGCCTGCTGACAAGAAAACAGTCG GGGAAGGATTTGCAGATTTCAAGTCCGTCAGCGCTGATGATGGCTTCACAGACTTTAAAACCGCAGACAGCGTCTCTCCATTAGACCCTTCAGACCAGGCCAAGATCTTTCAACCTTCCTTCCCCTCTGCTTTCCCAACCTCTCAGTCACTACAACATAtaccacagcagcagcaacagccaGCAGTGTCTCTTTCTCAGCCCAAAAATCCTCTCAACATGGCGGACCTGGACCTTTTCTCTTCTATAGCGCCCTCTGTTCCTGCCCCCACTGAGACAAAACCCAGCACATTCCCCTCAGTGTCTGTTCCTCCCTCTCTAGTGCTCCTACCAGGTGGATCAAAACCTCAAGGGGGAGGTGCAGACGATTTTGGGGATTTTGCCCTCTTTGGCTCATCCTCTGATGCTGCTCAGGCTTCAGCAGCGGGAGGAGCTGTGGCAGCGCCTCAGGACGACTTTGCAGATTTCATGGCGTTTGGCAGTTCTGGTGGGGAACCTAAAGGCGAGAGCAGCAGCGTGGGGGTCCAAGGGGAGACCTCCACTCAGGAGCGACCTCAGCAGAGCTCAGACAAGTATGACGTATTCAAACAGCTGTCTCTGGAGGGAGGCCTGGCCTACGATGACACTAAGAGTGGCGGTggctccttctcttctctcaaGAGTGACACGGATGACTTTGCTGACTTTCAGTCCTCAAAGTTCTGCACAGCGCTCGGGGCTTCGGAAAAGACTCTGGTGGACAAGGTGGCCGCTTTCAAACAGGCCAAAGAGGACTCTGCCTCTGTCAAGTCCCTCGACCTCCCGTCCATTGGGGGGAGCAGCGTAGGAAAGGACGACTCTGAAGACGCACTCTCAGTTCAGCTGGACATGAAGCTCTCGGATATGGGCGGAGACCTGAAACATGTGATGTCGGACAGCTCTCTGGATTTGCCCGGTCTCTCGGCCCACCAGCCCCCCGCTACAG AAGGAGACGACCTGAAATTTGACCCCTTCGGGACGTCGGGCCTCAGCACCCTGTCCAGCTACGACTGGTCAGACCGTGAGGAATGTCTGCCCGGGGAGGTCAGAAAGCCGCAGGGCTTTGAAGGAGCTTCCCTGCCATCTTTAGTGCCAGCACAGAGGAAGGAGCTGACCTTTGGCAGCACAGAAAACATCACAAGCAGCTCCGTAGCAAAGATCACAACCTCCTTTCCCACCCAGGACGGCTCATCCACAGATGACAAGTTTGAAGCCTTCGCTGATTTTGGCCCCAGCAACCAGGGAGGTGGCGATGACGAGGACGACTTCGGGGACTTTGCAAGCACTGTTTCTGAAAAGTCTGACTCACCTGCCGCCACTGCTGAGGGCGGCTCCGAGGGGAACCAAAGTGAGGCCTCTGATGAGTTCGGAGCCTTCCATGGGGACAAGCCAAAGTTTGGCAAGTCTGACTTCCTCAAAGCCAGCGCTCAGACCAACGTCAAGTCCAGTGAGGAGATGATCAAGAACGAACTGGCCACCTTTGACTTGTCTGTTCAAG GCTCCCACAAACGCAGTCACAGTTTGGGCGACAAGGAGATTGGGCGTTCTCCTCCGTCCCCGGCTCCAGAGCAGCCCTTCAGAGACCGATCCAACACCCTGAGCGAGAAGCCCGCCCTGCCTGTCATCAGGGACAAGTATAAGGACCTGactggggaggtggag gagAGCGAGCGTTACGCATACGAGTGGCAAAGGTGTCTGGAAAATGCTTTGGag GTCATCACCAAAGCCAACAACATCCTGAACAGCATCAGCAGCTCCTCTGTCTGCACCGAGGTCATCCAGTCCGCTCAGGGCATGGAGTACCTGCTGG GCGTTGTGGAAGTGTATCGTGTCACCAGGCGGGTGGAGCTGGGCATCAAAGCGACCGCCGTGTGCTCcgagaagctgcagcagctgctgaagGACATCAGCCGCGTTTGGAACAACCTCATGGGCTTCATGTCGCTGGCCAAGCTTGCT cCTGATGAAAGCTCCCTCGATTTCTCCTCCTGTATTTTGAGGCACGGCATTAAGAATGCCAAGGAGCTGGCTTGTGGGGTGTGTCTACTCAACGTCGACGCTCGCAGCAAg AGCAAAGAAGAAAGCACTATTGGACGTCTGTTTAAACGA GCATTCAACTCGGAGACAGACAACTTCAAACTGCTGTACGGAGGCCACCAGTACCACGCCAGCTGTGCCAATTTCTGGATTAACTGTGTGGAGCCCAAACCCCCCGGCCTCATACTGCCTGACCTGCTCTGA
- the synrg gene encoding synergin gamma isoform X8, whose translation MALRPGSGGGGSFMYPVGGGLGPPQGMVPMQQQQQQQQQQQGFPMVPVMQPNMQGMMGMNFGGQMPAGAMPMQGGMAIGMQTPGMQFMGQPQYMGMRPAGPQYTADMQKQMAEEHQKRLEQQQKMLEEDRKRRQFEEQKQKLRLLSSVKPKTGEKSRDDALEAIKGNLDGFSRDAKMYPTSSSQTKKPGVGVYPQQEHIQPMLPAWLYNDSLIPEMFKKVFEFTMTPAGIDTANLYPILMSSGLPREALGQIWATANRTTPGMLTKEELYTVLALIGVAQSGLPAMNVEILSQFPSPPVPNLPALAMAMAPVMPQHQQAMMTKPPVSMSMAMPTSAPPVMGMTSATQSQAPTNTNFIASFPPAQGPKADDDDFQDFQEAPKAGAGDLSFTEFQGESGASFPTTIASQHQNSAPAMLTPVSGSSSASVTSSDKYAVFKQLSVDPPAEPTPPVSDIGDKYSVFRQLEQPADKKTVGEGFADFKSVSADDGFTDFKTADSVSPLDPSDQAKIFQPSFPSAFPTSQSLQHIPQQQQQPAVSLSQPKNPLNMADLDLFSSIAPSVPAPTETKPSTFPSVSVPPSLVLLPGGSKPQGGGADDFGDFALFGSSSDAAQASAAGGAVAAPQDDFADFMAFGSSGGEPKGESSSVGVQGETSTQERPQQSSDKYDVFKQLSLEGGLAYDDTKSGGGSFSSLKSDTDDFADFQSSKFCTALGASEKTLVDKVAAFKQAKEDSASVKSLDLPSIGGSSVGKDDSEDALSVQLDMKLSDMGGDLKHVMSDSSLDLPGLSAHQPPATEGDDLKFDPFGTSGLSTLSSYDWSDREECLPGEVRKPQGFEGASLPSLVPAQRKELTFGSTENITSSSVAKITTSFPTQDGSSTDDKFEAFADFGPSNQGGGDDEDDFGDFASTVSEKSDSPAATAEGGSEGNQSEASDEFGAFHGDKPKFGKSDFLKASAQTNVKSSEEMIKNELATFDLSVQGSHKRSHSLGDKEIGRSPPSPAPEQPFRDRSNTLSEKPALPVIRDKYKDLTGEVEESERYAYEWQRCLENALEVITKANNILNSISSSSVCTEVIQSAQGMEYLLGVVEVYRVTRRVELGIKATAVCSEKLQQLLKDISRVWNNLMGFMSLAKLAPDESSLDFSSCILRHGIKNAKELACGVCLLNVDARSKAFNSETDNFKLLYGGHQYHASCANFWINCVEPKPPGLILPDLL comes from the exons TTTTATGTATCCTGTTGGAGGGGGCCTGGGACCGCCACAAG GCATGGTCCCcatgcagcaacaacaacaacagcagcagcaacagcagggCTTCCCTATGGTTCCGGTCATGCAACCGAACATGCAGGGCATGATGGGAATGAACTTCGGGGGACAGATGCCCGCAGGAGCTATGCCTATGCAG GGAGGGATGGCTATTGGCATGCAGACCCCTGGGATGCAGTTCATGGGTCAGCCGCAGTATATGGGGATGAGACCTGCTGGACCCCAATACACTGCCgacatgcaaaaacaaatggCTGAGGAGCACCA AAAACgcctggagcagcagcagaagatgctggaggaggacaggaaaagaagacaatttgaggagcagaaacagaagctgAGGCTGCTCAGCAGTGTCAAACCCAAG ACAGGTGAGAAGAGCCGCGATGATGCCTTGGAGGCAATCAAAGGCAACCTGGATGGCTTCAGCAGAGACGCGAAGATGTACCCTACTTCATCATCACAGACCAAGAAGCCAG GTGTTGGAGTGTACCCACAACAAGAGCACATTCAGCCCATGCTGCCAGCCTGGCTTTACAATGACAGCCTCATCCCAG AAATGTTCAAGAAGGTTTTTGAATTCACCATGACTCCGGCAGGGATAGACACAGCCAACCTCTACCCTATACTAATGTCATCAGGACTTCCCAGGGAAGCACTGGGGCAAATCTGGGCGACAGCTAACCGCACGACACCTGGCATGCTGACCAAGGAGGAGCTCTACACCGTACTTGCACTAATTGGTGTGGCGCAG AGTGGCCTCCCAGCAATGAATGTGGAAATTCTCAGTCAGTTTCCTTCTCCGCCAGTGCCCAACCTGCCGGCCCTGGCTATGGCCATGGCCCCCGTGATGCCCCAGCACCAGCAGGCCATGATGACCAAGCCCCCGGTTTCTATGTCCATGGCCATGCCCACATCAGCACCACCAGTTATGGGCATGACATCCGCAACGCAGTCTCAAGCACCCACAAACACTAACTTCATAGCCAGTTTCCCTCCAGCACAG GGGCCCAAAGCAGATGACGACGACTTCCAGGATTTCCAGGAGGCTCCAAAGGCAGGAGCAGGAGACCTGTCCTTCACTGAGTTCCAGGGGGAGTCGGGTGCAAGTTTCCCCACCACCATTGCATCGCAGCACCAAAACAG TGCGCCTGCTATGCTGACTCCAGTGTCTGGTTCCTCGTCCGCCTCCGTCACATCCTCTGATAAGTACGCTGTTTTCAAGCAGCTGTCTGTGGATCCGCCTGCAGAGCCTACACCCCCCGTCTCAG ATATTGGGGACAAATACAGTGTATTCAGACAGCTAGAGCAGCCTGCTGACAAGAAAACAGTCG GGGAAGGATTTGCAGATTTCAAGTCCGTCAGCGCTGATGATGGCTTCACAGACTTTAAAACCGCAGACAGCGTCTCTCCATTAGACCCTTCAGACCAGGCCAAGATCTTTCAACCTTCCTTCCCCTCTGCTTTCCCAACCTCTCAGTCACTACAACATAtaccacagcagcagcaacagccaGCAGTGTCTCTTTCTCAGCCCAAAAATCCTCTCAACATGGCGGACCTGGACCTTTTCTCTTCTATAGCGCCCTCTGTTCCTGCCCCCACTGAGACAAAACCCAGCACATTCCCCTCAGTGTCTGTTCCTCCCTCTCTAGTGCTCCTACCAGGTGGATCAAAACCTCAAGGGGGAGGTGCAGACGATTTTGGGGATTTTGCCCTCTTTGGCTCATCCTCTGATGCTGCTCAGGCTTCAGCAGCGGGAGGAGCTGTGGCAGCGCCTCAGGACGACTTTGCAGATTTCATGGCGTTTGGCAGTTCTGGTGGGGAACCTAAAGGCGAGAGCAGCAGCGTGGGGGTCCAAGGGGAGACCTCCACTCAGGAGCGACCTCAGCAGAGCTCAGACAAGTATGACGTATTCAAACAGCTGTCTCTGGAGGGAGGCCTGGCCTACGATGACACTAAGAGTGGCGGTggctccttctcttctctcaaGAGTGACACGGATGACTTTGCTGACTTTCAGTCCTCAAAGTTCTGCACAGCGCTCGGGGCTTCGGAAAAGACTCTGGTGGACAAGGTGGCCGCTTTCAAACAGGCCAAAGAGGACTCTGCCTCTGTCAAGTCCCTCGACCTCCCGTCCATTGGGGGGAGCAGCGTAGGAAAGGACGACTCTGAAGACGCACTCTCAGTTCAGCTGGACATGAAGCTCTCGGATATGGGCGGAGACCTGAAACATGTGATGTCGGACAGCTCTCTGGATTTGCCCGGTCTCTCGGCCCACCAGCCCCCCGCTACAG AAGGAGACGACCTGAAATTTGACCCCTTCGGGACGTCGGGCCTCAGCACCCTGTCCAGCTACGACTGGTCAGACCGTGAGGAATGTCTGCCCGGGGAGGTCAGAAAGCCGCAGGGCTTTGAAGGAGCTTCCCTGCCATCTTTAGTGCCAGCACAGAGGAAGGAGCTGACCTTTGGCAGCACAGAAAACATCACAAGCAGCTCCGTAGCAAAGATCACAACCTCCTTTCCCACCCAGGACGGCTCATCCACAGATGACAAGTTTGAAGCCTTCGCTGATTTTGGCCCCAGCAACCAGGGAGGTGGCGATGACGAGGACGACTTCGGGGACTTTGCAAGCACTGTTTCTGAAAAGTCTGACTCACCTGCCGCCACTGCTGAGGGCGGCTCCGAGGGGAACCAAAGTGAGGCCTCTGATGAGTTCGGAGCCTTCCATGGGGACAAGCCAAAGTTTGGCAAGTCTGACTTCCTCAAAGCCAGCGCTCAGACCAACGTCAAGTCCAGTGAGGAGATGATCAAGAACGAACTGGCCACCTTTGACTTGTCTGTTCAAG GCTCCCACAAACGCAGTCACAGTTTGGGCGACAAGGAGATTGGGCGTTCTCCTCCGTCCCCGGCTCCAGAGCAGCCCTTCAGAGACCGATCCAACACCCTGAGCGAGAAGCCCGCCCTGCCTGTCATCAGGGACAAGTATAAGGACCTGactggggaggtggag gagAGCGAGCGTTACGCATACGAGTGGCAAAGGTGTCTGGAAAATGCTTTGGag GTCATCACCAAAGCCAACAACATCCTGAACAGCATCAGCAGCTCCTCTGTCTGCACCGAGGTCATCCAGTCCGCTCAGGGCATGGAGTACCTGCTGG GCGTTGTGGAAGTGTATCGTGTCACCAGGCGGGTGGAGCTGGGCATCAAAGCGACCGCCGTGTGCTCcgagaagctgcagcagctgctgaagGACATCAGCCGCGTTTGGAACAACCTCATGGGCTTCATGTCGCTGGCCAAGCTTGCT cCTGATGAAAGCTCCCTCGATTTCTCCTCCTGTATTTTGAGGCACGGCATTAAGAATGCCAAGGAGCTGGCTTGTGGGGTGTGTCTACTCAACGTCGACGCTCGCAGCAAg GCATTCAACTCGGAGACAGACAACTTCAAACTGCTGTACGGAGGCCACCAGTACCACGCCAGCTGTGCCAATTTCTGGATTAACTGTGTGGAGCCCAAACCCCCCGGCCTCATACTGCCTGACCTGCTCTGA